Proteins from a genomic interval of Crassostrea angulata isolate pt1a10 chromosome 7, ASM2561291v2, whole genome shotgun sequence:
- the LOC128192776 gene encoding putative RNA polymerase II subunit B1 CTD phosphatase RPAP2, giving the protein MDKHLLEAKIRYQVACEEKAHHLVLQLMEPGITEDELVNAGLYLTPNHYQDITEERAISRLCGYPVCVNQITKSLNQKYHISTKTNRVYDITDRKNFCSNECYKASVYYQKQISTSPLWSRKEEKPTPIDLLPKEMNRGALGKEVINQQTEMYREAKRLREEEKKDQSRKEKTKEKESGTAETEGKERNMVKGDKNFDDLDLDVQNLNLQEEQNGEMCLHEKNKERNSVEKAKKNTTRRKHEPTVTSSVTSTSDDKQRDKIDRLMALLDRRKHLLGKLVQDERTVTEAPSKPEKELSDEDTAWECDQPRSQIEAHSEYEENVIIQSKVTEVSETKFTPPVCVPEVSKKRKSREKLSNVEMTYLRMVCEILKEWITPETVRFVRIQSEEEGPRTSRTEMEAKMRDLCRRVDHQEAVLDDLIGEEDTLEDQLPLRSPAPNYESLKKDTQEFTRRVQDFFAAGKVIKEKEPDTQGPVYLPSVDTYNQMLIRQRIVMEQLNKVIPDLLSPLKLTIQDMFAEMKELVMTFRLTSSNIVFKPVEWSLIGVILLKLLSRRNLHVSCAFLNPSAVQYFSVFLGGIQETMHNVDLYVTDLLQQHNK; this is encoded by the exons ATGGATAAACATTTGCTTGAAGCCAAAATTCGATACCAAGTGGCGTGTGAAGAGAAGGCCCACCATCTTGTCCTACAGCTAATGGAGCCAGGGATAACCGAGGACGAGCTGGTTAATGCT GGTCTTTATTTAACTCCTAATCACTACCAAGATATAACAGAGGAAAGAGCAATAAGCAGGCTATGTGGCTACCCTGTATGTGTGAACCAAATTACAAAG tcaTTAAATCAAAAGTATCATATTTCTACAAAAACCAACAGAGTATATGACATAACAGATAggaag AATTTTTGCAGCAATGAGTGTTATAAGGCCTCAGTTTATTaccaaaaacaaatttccaCTTCACCTTTGTGGTCAAGGAAAGAGGAAAAGCCCACACCAATTGACCTGCTTCCCAAGGAGATGAACAG AGGTGCTTTGGGAAAAGAAGTCATCAACCAACAAACAGAAATGTACAGAGAAGCAAAACGTTTGCGAGAAGAAGAGAAAAAAGACCAGAGTCGAAAAGaaaagacaaaagaaaaagaaagtggTACTGCTGAAACAGAAGGGAAGGAAAGAAATATGGTGAAAGGAGATAAGAACTTTGATGACTTAGATTTGGATGTCCAAAACCTCAATTTACAGGAAGAACAAAATGGTGAAATGTGTCTCCATGAGAAAAATAAGGAAAGAAACTCAGTagaaaaagcaaagaaaaataCGACCAGAAGAAAACATGAACCAACCGTGACATCCTCTGTGACATCCACCTCGGATGATAAGCAAAGAGATAAGATAGACAGACTGATGGCTCTGCTAGACAGGAGGAAACATCTGTTAGGTAAATTAGTTCAGGATGAAAGGACTGTTACAGAAGCTCCTTCTAAACCAGAAAAAGAACTCAGTGATGAGGACACTGCTTGGGAATGTGATCAGCCTCGCTCTCAAATTGAGGCTCATAGTGAATATGAAGAAAATGTGATTATCCAATCAAAAGTTACAGAAGTTAGTGAAACAAAATTCACACCACCTGTATGTGTTCCAGAAGTGTCAAAGAAGAGAAAATCAAGAGAGAAACTCTCCAATGTTGAGATGACATATCTGAGAATGGTGTGTGAGATTTTGAAGGAATGGATAACTCCAGAGACTGTGAGGTTTGTGAGGATCCAAAGTGAGGAGGAGGGACCCAGGACCTCGAGGACAGAGATGGAGGCCAAGATGAGGGATCTCTGTAGACGAGTAGACCACCAAGAGGCTGTTCTTGATGACCTTATAG GGGAGGAAGATACTTTGGAGGACCAGCTGCCCCTGAGGTCACCAGCACCAAACTATGAGTCCCTGAAGAAGGACACTCAAGAGTTTACCAGAAGAGTCCAAGACTTCTTTGCTGCCGGGAAGGTCATTAAAGAGAAG GAGCCGGACACCCAGGGCCCAGTCTACCTGCCCTCCGTGGACACCTACAACCAGATGCTGATCCGACAGAGGATCGTGATGGAGCAGCTCAACAAAGT AATACCTGATCTCCTGTCTCCACTGAAGCTCACTATTCAAGACATGTTTGCAGAGATGAAGGAACTGGTGATGACATTCCG ACTGACCAGCAGCAACATTGTATTTAAACCTGTGGAGTGGTCCCTGATAGGAGTGATTCTCCTCAAACT ATTGTCACGGAGGAACCTGCACGTGTCCTGCGCCTTTCTGAACCCCTCGGCTGTCCAGTATTTCTCCGTCTTCCTGGGCGGTATTCAGGAGACTATGCATAATGTAGACTTGTATGTGACTGATTTGCTTCAACAACACAATAAATGA
- the LOC128192777 gene encoding uncharacterized protein LOC128192777 isoform X1, with product MRRAKSSIPFKRHRTPEVRRQKSAMTSWMDDDNLSLSFSPNTAQTSRSKDQDGPALDQVIKAVLNQQRQDILNRRQEVFGTARYVAERMLLLTNGLHSLFRRYIRTTKTGKVDIIDFRALDPCVFQCCVAIKRPVRPQTFMFRHKRPREYPSHRMLLCINDTIPKVERIQVQHEWGHCVDRHGVIRPDFVLKWFNKGLEMTREAVMSEIAYMFDDPGPVTFDLCSYTSVKDGTLWLEVMELLDGTPTKEFRINFIPCIPLQEIPKQLSLPIPVPNRRPYFETNSELRATITRAIDKGVELFCLEARMFKWDLKTKFDPSIAVSWQVGSGPLEDRAYKLISGMNTGTHFDNIILIIGKMKRENQEGFSSISYRMIIHAILHVHRRCMGQLHKCEEWLLAVLEFLLSQLRNRSAPSFFLNKLDFLSEYNSKSIEKTEKFLRVLIRDLRSNPEALYRIVHYEEPKSDDEDEDEEDEYEDNEKEDDEYEPPESSDGKRSFEEDCQFESDNYITDVTRADDSMDSEADDRNWAPSDSHDESNLATSDTLSKEDDIPVAYEDTSEPYTDEDVSKKRG from the exons ATG AGGAGAGCGAAGTCGAGCATCCCATTCAAACGTCACCGAACCCCTGAGGTACGGCGCCAAAAATCTGCGATGACGTCATGGATGGACGATGACAACTTGAGCCTGAGTTTCAGTCCGAACACCGCTCAGACGTCACGGTCCAAAGACCAGGATGGACCCGCCCTCGACCAGGTCATCAAAGCCGTGCTG AATCAGCAGCGTCAGGATATCTTGAACAGGAGACAGGAAGTGTTCGGGACGGCCAGATACGTAGCAGAGCGCATGCTCCTCCTGACCAACGGCCTCCATTCTCTGTTCCGGCGCTACATCCGGACCACAAAAACCGGGAAGGTGGACATTATAGACTTCCGGGCCCTTGATCCCTGCGTCTTTCAGTGCTGTGTGGCAATAAAGCGCCCCGTCAGGCCTCAGACGTTTATG TTTCGCCACAAAAGACCTAGAGAGTACCCGAGTCATAGAATGTTACTTTGCATAAACGACACGATTCCGAAAGTGGAGCGGATCCAAGTTCAGCATGAGTGGGGCCACTGTGTGGACAGACACGGAGTGATACGACCGGACTTTGTGCTCAAATGGTTCAATAAAG GCCTTGAGATGACCCGTGAAGCCGTGATGAGCGAGATCGCCTACATGTTTGATGATCCGGGCCCCGTTACCTTTGACCTCTGTTCTTACACATCCGTCAAGGACGGCACTCTGTGGTTAGAGGTCATGGAGCTACTAGACGGAACACCAACAAAGGAGTTCCGGATCAACTTCATTCCCTGTATACCTCTTCAGGAAATCCCCAAACAGCTATCCCTTCCTATCCCTGTCCCAAACCGACGACCCTACTTCGAAACAAACTCCGAGCTGCGCGCGACCATCACAAGAGCTATTGATAAAGGAGTGGAACTTTTCTGCTTGGAAGCTAGAATGTTCAAGTGGGACCTCAAAACAAAGTTTGATCCCAGTATTGCTGTATCGTGGCAAGTCGGGTCGGGACCGCTAGAAGATCGCGCCTATAAACTTATTTCAGGAATGAACACAGGGACACACTTCGATAACATAATTCTCATTATAGGAAAAATGAAACGAGAAAACCAGGAAGGGTTTTCGTCCATTTCATATCGCATGATAATCCATGCCATCTTACATGTTCACAGACGCTGTATGGGTCAGCTTCACAAATGCGAGGAATGGCTTCTCGCTGTCTTGGAGTTTCTTTTGTCTCAGCTTAGAAATAGATCCGCCCCATCTTTCTTCCTGAACAAGCTGGACTTTCTAAGCGAATACAATAGTAAATCAATAGAAAAGACGGAGAAATTCTTGCGGGTCCTCATACGTGACCTGAGATCTAACCCCGAGGCTCTGTACCGGATCGTGCATTACGAAGAACCGAAATCTGACGACGAGGATGAAGACGAAGAAGACGAATATGAAGACAATGAAAAGGAAGACGACGAGTATGAACCACCAGAATCCTCGGATGGAAAAAGATCTTTTGAAGAAGACTGTCAGTTTGAAAGTGATAACTATATAACTGACGTCACGCGAGCAGACGACTCCATGGATTCGGAAGCAGACGACCGGAACTGGGCTCCGAGTGATAGCCATGATGAAAGTAACTTAGCAACCAGTGACACTCTCTCCAAAGAGGACGACATACCAGTGGCTTACGAAGATACTTCAGAACCATACACGGACGAAGACGTATCAAAAAAGAGAGGCTGA
- the LOC128192778 gene encoding general transcription factor 3C polypeptide 5-like, which produces MEMEKAHNWTDFDKLTTVPYNKHRKFVGVEYPGIIKNPERALKTLGGIDNLEKVYSTTNKRADLHFQPGNIFCKPAFAERAAATCLLLKVKRRRRKGEKSWESCQYQVEVLGSLETMYTFNSMADFQYLPVVKGKNGKLEQIHDRIVLSDFVDRNEFIDRDVPVFLPPVIFSRFDYPDKDYLYRDAVVHKPGYVNPDKDRPANLIGTVREKRKVYTVFLNYNDEVPEKPQEEAVVSLRLKYNAPQGEEELAKLFEQRPVWSRTALNSFYTGKLDKLKYLLPLVSFYYLNGPWRCQWVRFGYDPRKHPEAKMYQIVDYRARQNSPADIVGVTLKRSPNVIAFPAMKRKNANAAKINLTAARTPKTTTPEESEESKIPLHVYVPERLPPCRQMFYQMCDIQMEEIQSIIENSTVPVCTEKDGWCHKGTVEKIRDIMTKRALEVLDSQGISVSHILRSKAKHRPKKLAEDNDLEDLPEEEEDFDDMEDLNMYDLIEEQQVEDDVSEMETEMLECV; this is translated from the exons ATGGAGATGGAAAAGGCGCACAACTGGACAGACTTCGATAAATTAACTACAGTACCATACAATAAACATAGAAAGTTTGTAGGTGTAGAGTATCCTGGGATAATAAAGAATCCCGAGAGAGCTCTCAAAACCCTAGGAGGAATTGATAATCTTGAAAAG GTGtattcaacaacaaacaaaagagCAGATTTACATTTTCAACCTGGAAACATCTTTTGTAAACCGGCGTTTGCTGAAAGGGCAGCCGCAACATGCCTTCTGTTGAAAGTGAAGCGGAGAAGGAGAAAGGGAGAGAAATCTTGGGAGAGTTGTCAATACCAAGTGGAAGTTCTGGGCAGCCTTGAAACAATGTATACATTTAATA GTATGGCAGACTTCCAGTATCTTCCAGTTGTAAAAGGCAAAAATGGCAAACTAGAGCAGATTCATGATAGAATTGTCCTGAGTGATTTTGTGGACAGGAATGAATTCATAGACAGGGATGTCCCCGTCTTCCTACCGCCTGTCATATTCTCCAG GTTTGACTACCCAGACAAGGACTACCTGTACAGAGATGCTGTGGTACACAAGCCGGGCTATGTGAACCCTGACAAGGACCGGCCAGCTAACCTGATTGGtacag TGAGGGAGAAAAGAAAAGTGTACACAGTTTTCTTGAACTACAATGATGAAGTTCCAGAGAAACCTCAAGAGGAAGCAGTTGTAAGCCTGCGACTCAAATACAATGCACCCCAAGGCGAAGAAGAATTGGCCAAG TTGTTTGAGCAGCGACCTGTCTGGTCCCGGACGGCACTAAACAGCTTTTACACAGGTAAGCTGGATAAGCTGAAATACCTGCTGCCCCTGGTCTCCTTCTACTACCTGAACGGCCCCTGGAGGTGTCAGTGGGTCAGGTTCGGCTACGACCCTCGCAAGCACCCAGAGGCAAAGATGTACCAAATCGTAGATTACAGGGCCAGGCAAA ACTCGCCTGCTGATATAGTTGGTGTTACTCTAAAGAGATCGCCAAATGTTATTGCCTTTCCTGCTATGAAGAGAAAAAATGCCAATGCCGCAAAAATAAACCTGACTGCAGCTCGTACTCCAAAAACCACTACCCCAGAGGAAAGTGAAGAATCCAAA ATTCCACTCCATGTGTATGTCCCAGAGAGGTTGCCTCCTTGCAGACAGATGTTTTACCAAATGTGTGACATCCAGATGGAGGAAATTCAGTCCATCATTGAAAACAGCACAGTCCCC GTATGCACAGAAAAAGATGGTTGGTGCCACAAAGGCACAGTAGAGAAAATACGAGACATCATGACCAAGCGAGCACTGGAAGTTCTTGACAGCCAAGGAATATCTGTGTCCCACATCCTAC GATCTAAAGCAAAACACAGACCAAAAAAGTTAGCTGAGGACAATGATTTGGAGGATTTACCTGAGGAGGAGGAGGACTTCGATGACATGGAAGATTTAAATATGTATGATCTTATTGAGGAACAACAGGTGGAAGATGACGTCAGTGAAATGGAGACCGAGATGTTGGAGTGtgtgtaa
- the LOC128192777 gene encoding uncharacterized protein LOC128192777 isoform X2, which produces MTSWMDDDNLSLSFSPNTAQTSRSKDQDGPALDQVIKAVLNQQRQDILNRRQEVFGTARYVAERMLLLTNGLHSLFRRYIRTTKTGKVDIIDFRALDPCVFQCCVAIKRPVRPQTFMFRHKRPREYPSHRMLLCINDTIPKVERIQVQHEWGHCVDRHGVIRPDFVLKWFNKGLEMTREAVMSEIAYMFDDPGPVTFDLCSYTSVKDGTLWLEVMELLDGTPTKEFRINFIPCIPLQEIPKQLSLPIPVPNRRPYFETNSELRATITRAIDKGVELFCLEARMFKWDLKTKFDPSIAVSWQVGSGPLEDRAYKLISGMNTGTHFDNIILIIGKMKRENQEGFSSISYRMIIHAILHVHRRCMGQLHKCEEWLLAVLEFLLSQLRNRSAPSFFLNKLDFLSEYNSKSIEKTEKFLRVLIRDLRSNPEALYRIVHYEEPKSDDEDEDEEDEYEDNEKEDDEYEPPESSDGKRSFEEDCQFESDNYITDVTRADDSMDSEADDRNWAPSDSHDESNLATSDTLSKEDDIPVAYEDTSEPYTDEDVSKKRG; this is translated from the exons ATGACGTCATGGATGGACGATGACAACTTGAGCCTGAGTTTCAGTCCGAACACCGCTCAGACGTCACGGTCCAAAGACCAGGATGGACCCGCCCTCGACCAGGTCATCAAAGCCGTGCTG AATCAGCAGCGTCAGGATATCTTGAACAGGAGACAGGAAGTGTTCGGGACGGCCAGATACGTAGCAGAGCGCATGCTCCTCCTGACCAACGGCCTCCATTCTCTGTTCCGGCGCTACATCCGGACCACAAAAACCGGGAAGGTGGACATTATAGACTTCCGGGCCCTTGATCCCTGCGTCTTTCAGTGCTGTGTGGCAATAAAGCGCCCCGTCAGGCCTCAGACGTTTATG TTTCGCCACAAAAGACCTAGAGAGTACCCGAGTCATAGAATGTTACTTTGCATAAACGACACGATTCCGAAAGTGGAGCGGATCCAAGTTCAGCATGAGTGGGGCCACTGTGTGGACAGACACGGAGTGATACGACCGGACTTTGTGCTCAAATGGTTCAATAAAG GCCTTGAGATGACCCGTGAAGCCGTGATGAGCGAGATCGCCTACATGTTTGATGATCCGGGCCCCGTTACCTTTGACCTCTGTTCTTACACATCCGTCAAGGACGGCACTCTGTGGTTAGAGGTCATGGAGCTACTAGACGGAACACCAACAAAGGAGTTCCGGATCAACTTCATTCCCTGTATACCTCTTCAGGAAATCCCCAAACAGCTATCCCTTCCTATCCCTGTCCCAAACCGACGACCCTACTTCGAAACAAACTCCGAGCTGCGCGCGACCATCACAAGAGCTATTGATAAAGGAGTGGAACTTTTCTGCTTGGAAGCTAGAATGTTCAAGTGGGACCTCAAAACAAAGTTTGATCCCAGTATTGCTGTATCGTGGCAAGTCGGGTCGGGACCGCTAGAAGATCGCGCCTATAAACTTATTTCAGGAATGAACACAGGGACACACTTCGATAACATAATTCTCATTATAGGAAAAATGAAACGAGAAAACCAGGAAGGGTTTTCGTCCATTTCATATCGCATGATAATCCATGCCATCTTACATGTTCACAGACGCTGTATGGGTCAGCTTCACAAATGCGAGGAATGGCTTCTCGCTGTCTTGGAGTTTCTTTTGTCTCAGCTTAGAAATAGATCCGCCCCATCTTTCTTCCTGAACAAGCTGGACTTTCTAAGCGAATACAATAGTAAATCAATAGAAAAGACGGAGAAATTCTTGCGGGTCCTCATACGTGACCTGAGATCTAACCCCGAGGCTCTGTACCGGATCGTGCATTACGAAGAACCGAAATCTGACGACGAGGATGAAGACGAAGAAGACGAATATGAAGACAATGAAAAGGAAGACGACGAGTATGAACCACCAGAATCCTCGGATGGAAAAAGATCTTTTGAAGAAGACTGTCAGTTTGAAAGTGATAACTATATAACTGACGTCACGCGAGCAGACGACTCCATGGATTCGGAAGCAGACGACCGGAACTGGGCTCCGAGTGATAGCCATGATGAAAGTAACTTAGCAACCAGTGACACTCTCTCCAAAGAGGACGACATACCAGTGGCTTACGAAGATACTTCAGAACCATACACGGACGAAGACGTATCAAAAAAGAGAGGCTGA